From one Electrophorus electricus isolate fEleEle1 chromosome 20, fEleEle1.pri, whole genome shotgun sequence genomic stretch:
- the c20h3orf14 gene encoding uncharacterized protein C3orf14 homolog codes for MAANVNDEDQLSRKHEEILGMREALLQQMEVCYQQHKAKKRQQAVKSEAAHERNAKILEDFQKVETRLQTRPVLHPDILTLQTCYWGSVEQKLPEWERHLLGKGKASVRDTAASQGLHSQKATWLGSSSAQNRRKPPRPKP; via the exons ATGGCTGCGAATGTTAACGATGAGGATCAACTCAGCAGGAAACACGAGGAAAT TCTGGGGATGAGGGAGGCTTTGCTGCAACAGATGGAGGTTTGTTACCAACAACACAAAGCCAAGAAAAGGCAGCAAGCTGTGAAGTCTGAAGCTGCTCACGAAAGAAACGCAAAAATACTGGAG GACTTTCAGAAAGTGGAAACCCGACTTCAGACACGACCTGTCCTGCATCCAGATATCCTCACCCTTCAG ACCTGTTATTGGGGGTCTGTGGAGCAGAAGCTCCCTGAGTGGGAGCGCCACCTGCTGGGGAAGGGCAAGGCGTCTGTGAGGGACACGGCAGCATCACAAGGACTCCACAGTCAGAAGGCTACTTGGCTGGGCTCTTCCTCTGCACAGAACAGGCGCAAGCCCCCTCGGCCCAAAccctga
- the fezf2 gene encoding fez family zinc finger protein 2, with translation MASSLPLETVMSCPRHDGMSGAAAAPKPLAFSIDRIMSKTSEPKGTSAERRGLEGSERRKTIGLCAPVPRVIPIQPLSHELQAKALMNYSEFWKANFRGTLCSSAALCKSTCGFCSKSDPGFKQSLLPGTRVIKPQVLHQAVAMPTNGSLYYFNYLDSAYHQSELLGGHLFSSVIANSQAQAISAQQKLLLLERAKLVSASSEKFPSPQYPHKERLPGQLDQIVKENQSLVSEKSSVKVQNRANNCSTDGKPKNFTCEVCGKVFNAHYNLTRHMPVHTGARPFVCKVCGKGFRQASTLCRHKIIHTQEKPHKCNQCGKAFNRSSTLNTHVRIHAGYKPFVCEFCGKGFHQKGNYKNHKLTHSGEKQFKCSICNKAFHQIYNLTFHMHTHNDKKPFTCGTCGKGFCRNFDLKKHIRKLHDNAACLSARDDTSRGLQN, from the exons ATGGCAAGTTCTCTCCCTTTGGAAACGGTGATGTCCTGCCCACGGCACGACGGCATGAGCGGGGCTGCGGCGGCTCCCAAGCCTCTGGCCTTTTCCATCGACAGGATCATGTCCAAGACATCGGAACCGAAAGGCACCTCGGCCGAGCGCAGAGGACTAGAGGGTTCCGAGAGGAGGAAGACGATCGGCCTGTGCGCGCCCGTCCCTCGCGTGATCCCCATTCAACCCCTCAGTCACGAGCTCCAGGCAAAGGCGCTTATGAACTATTCTGAGTTTTGGAAAGCTAATTTCAGGGGAACACTGTGCAGTTCTGCGGCGCTGTGTAAATCCACCTGTGGTTTCTGTAGCAAATCGGACCCGGGCTTCAAGCAGTCATTACTGCCAGGCACTCGGGTGATCAAACCGCAAGTGTTACACCAAGCGGTGGCGATGCCCACTAACGGATCTTTGTACTATTTCAACTACCTGGACTCCGCTTATCATCAGTCTGAACTACTAGGTGGACATTTATTTTCCTCCGTAATCGCTAATTCCCAAGCACAAGCCATAAGCGCGCAGCAAAAACTCTTGTTGCTGGAACGCGCGAAGCTTGTCAGCGCGTCGTCCGAGAAATTCCCGAGCCCGCAGTACCCGCACAAGGAGCGCCTACCTGGACAGCTGGACCAGATAGTGAAAGAGAATCAGAGCTTAGTGTCCGAAAAAAGCAGCGTGAAAGTGCAGAACAGGGCGAATAATTGTTCCACCGACGGCAAACCAAAAAACTTCACGTGCGAAGTGTGTGGAAAG GTGTTTAATGCGCACTATAACCTAACGCGTCACATGCCGGTGCACACAGGCGCCAGACCGTTTGTGTGCAAGGTGTGTGGGAAAGGTTTCCGTCAGGCCAGCACACTATGCAGGCATAAGATTATTCACACACAA GAAAAGCCTCATAAATGTAACCAGTGCGGGAAAGCTTTCAACAGGAGTTCGACCCTAAACACTCACGTCCGAATCCACGCCGGATACAAACCGTTCGTCTGTGAATTCTGTGGGAAAGGATTTCACCAAAAAG gtAATTACAAAAATCACAAGCTGACGCACAGCGGCGAGAAACAGTTCAAGTGCTCGATCTGCAACAAAGCCTTCCATCAGATCTATAACTTGACgtttcacatgcacacgcacaacgACAAGAAGCCGTTCACCTGCGGGACGTGCGGGAAAGGATTCTGTCGGAACTTTGATTTGAAAAAACACATACGGAAATTGCACGATAACGCCGCCTGTTTATCTGCGCGTGACGATACTTCTAGAGGACTGCAGAACTGA